The bacterium genomic interval CTGCCACTCCATCCACGGGTGCGTCACGTCCCCGCCTTGCCCAGAGCCCTCCGCGTACGGCTCGACCTGCGGCTCCCCGTTCACGTACAGCACGCCGTCCCGCATCTGCAGCGTGTCCCCCGGCAGCCCGACCACCCGCTTCACCAGGTCCAGGTTCGGCTCGTGTGGACCGCGGAAAACGATCACGTCGCCTCGCTCGAGACGCGTGTAGCCCGGCAACCGCAGCTTCGTCCCCGGGATCTGCGCGCCGTACGCCGCCTTGCTCAGCATCAGGAAGTCGCCCACGAGGAGCGTGTTCTCCATGGAGCCGGACGTGATCGTGAACGTCTGCACCAGGAACGTCCGGATCAGCAGGAACAAGCCGAACGCGATGGCGATCGACTTGATCCACTCCACCAGCCCGCTCTTCGGCTCGTCCTGCTCGGCGCGGTGCATGGCGCGACCGGCTTGACGCGCCGCCCGCGGCCGCATCCGTACCTTTCCCATTCGCGTCGCCTCCTCGGTCCCCATCCTCAGCGCCGCAGCGCCGAGACATCCAGCTTGAACAACCCGCTCAGCATGTCGGACGCGTACAGAGCGTCGCCGGCGAGCTGGACACCCCATACATACACCGGCTGGCCGATGTCGTGCAGTCCCCGGCCGATCAGCCGTCCCATCCGCGCCAAGTCGCAGCGGCCGTCCTCCGACCGCTCCGCCGCCGTGCAGGCGCCCAGGTCGCCCCGAACGTCCAACGCCACCACGCCCCCGTTGTAGTACGCCGCGTACAGCACCCCGCGCGGCTCGTCCATCACGAAGTTGTGCGTCCCTGCCGAGGGCAGGCGGAAGAACGCCACCTCGACCGGCGCCGCCAGATCCGAGAGGTCCACCACGTGGATGTCTCCCGCGGACGATTGCCCCAGCGTGCCCGGCCTCTCCTCGCCCACGAACGCATAGCGCCGGGAGGAGCCGTCGTGGTACCACCAGATGTTGTGCACCGACCCGCCCACCGTCTTGACGTTCCCGAGCAGCACCGGGTCGGAGGGCGACCCGCCGTACGGCGGGCCGATCCCCCAGATCGTCACCCCGTCGTGCCACACCGCCGTGAACAGCAGCCCATCGCGCACGAACACGTCGTGCACGAACGGATTGCCCATGGGCCGCACCAGCACCTCCTCCGGAGCCGCCGGCTCGGTCAGGTCCACCACGACGAGTTGCGGAGGGTCCGGGTTCACCGCGAGGAACGCGTAGAGCCGGCCGTCCACCCGGCCCAGCTTCACGGTGTGCACGCCGTTCCGCGTGCTCGCCGCCTGGAAGCGCGAGAGCCGTCGCGGCCGCGCCGGATCGCTCCGGTCGAACACGACGATGGAGCCCGGTACGTACTCCGTCGCGACCACCAGCAGCGCGCCATCGTCCGAGATCTGGACATCGCCCGTCGTCGTCGCGCCGTCAATGATCAGCGAGTCCACCAGCACGGGCGTGCGGCCGGAGACATCCCAGATCTTCACCGCGTTGCCCACCGCAGTGCGCCGGCCCCACGTCGTCGTGTACGCCCAGCCGTCGCGCACCGCGACCTCCGCGGTGTAGCGCTCCGGCACCGGCCCATGGCCCAGGACGCGCAGCGAGACGGGCTCGTTGCGTCCGCCGGGGTCGCCCCCGCCGGGGTCCTCGTTCCCGGGGGCGTCGCCTCCGGCCCCCGGATCGGTCACGCGTTCGCCCGTGCAGCCGAACGCCAGCAACAGCGCAAGCGCTGCCGCGAGCCACCGGTTCCTGCTCATGACGTGGCCCCCTCGCTGTGCGGCTTGCGCCGCGGGTGGTCAGTGGCCGCCGTGCCCCGACGCGTGGGCGATGGGTGGCCGTGCGACGCCGTAGCGGCCCATGCGGCCGTGGCCCGCGCCCCCGTCCAGGCGCACGCCCGCCGCCGCGCTCCACATCCTCCGGTCCAGCCCGGCGCCTCCCACGTGCTCGGGCGAGTTCAGCCACGCGTGGCTCGCCGAGACCTCGAGTCCGGCGCCGGGCCAGAGCGTCGCGCGCGCGGCCCACGAATCCCCGACCCGGTCCACCGCAGGCATGTCGCGCGGCCCCTCGGGCTCATCGCCGTTGAACACGCCGACCTCGAGCGCAGCAGGGCCGTACCGCACCGCGCCGATCACCACCGCGCGCTCCGGGATCTGGGCGAGGTGGTGGTTGACGGGGAACTTGACGAACGGCCGCGACATCGGGTCGTCCGTCCCGTACGGCGCGAACCCCTTGCCCACCGTGAGGGAGGCGGCGGCCCGGCCGCGGGCGAGCCGGAGCGTGCCCACGACCTCGTGCAGCAGCGTGTGGGGATGGCGCTTGTCCACGAAGCCCTCGCCCCAGACGCCCGGGCTCAGCTCGCCGCCGGCAATGGTGAGCCCCTCGAGGTTGGCCATCCCTTTCAGCTCCAGCCGGCCGCCCCACGCGCGCAGCGCCGCGGTCAGCGCCGGCTGCGTCAGCACCGCCTCCGTCCGCGCCTCGCCGGCAAACGCCGGAGAGGCGTGGGTCACCACCGCGACGGCCTGCGCACCCCACGGCCACGACCTCTCCACCCCGCCGCCCCCGCCCGCGCCCTGCCCGGCCGCCGCGGCCGGCCCCGCCAGCAGCGCGGCGCCCGCGAGCACCGGCGCGCGGACCCCTCTCAGACAACCGCGCACGCGTCCACCTCGGTTCCGGGAGGATGGGGGAAACGGCGCGGGGCGCTCCCCGGCACCGCCGCGCCGGTCTGTCCTACACGCCCGCTCCGCACCCGGGTCCGCCCGCGGGCCGGGCGCGCCGCCACCACATCCACGCTGCCACCACACCCGCGCGCTGCCAGCACACCCGAGCGCCGCGATCACACCGGCGCCGCCACCACACCCCACCCGCGCACCGCCCCTGCGCGAACCCGCGACCTCGGCTCCGCACGAGCGCGCCCGGCCCGCCGCGTCGCGGGCGGCCCAGACGGCGACCGGACGGTGCTCCCTCCACCCGCGCCGGACACACCGACCCGCGCACGTGGCCCCCCAGGCCCGCACCCATTGCAACCCTGGCCCCCCAGACCCTATCCAATCCCGTGGCCCTCAGGGGGATGGACTCAGGTGGACCGGGCGTACCAGGTGATCACCGGGAGCAGCGACCGGAACGCGGCGTCAGCCAGTCTGGATCGGGCCGACGCGGCCGCCGCCGCGCGAGGCGACACGCGCGCCTTCGAACG includes:
- the lepB gene encoding signal peptidase I, whose product is MGCPARRRRSVRVRHAERVVQAGCLGAAALRMGTEEATRMGKVRMRPRAARQAGRAMHRAEQDEPKSGLVEWIKSIAIAFGLFLLIRTFLVQTFTITSGSMENTLLVGDFLMLSKAAYGAQIPGTKLRLPGYTRLERGDVIVFRGPHEPNLDLVKRVVGLPGDTLQMRDGVLYVNGEPQVEPYAEGSGQGGDVTHPWMEWQKEYLAPGVDRATYRPTLWNWGPLVVPPGRYFVLGDRRDDSLDSRHWGFVDGDKIKGEALFIYYSYDRTAPHAFPWIRDVRWERIGRPIR